From the Chitinophagales bacterium genome, the window ACTAAGCCTACAGGTATGTAAGCTAAGTTGCTCCATGTATTTGCTGGTTGTTTTATGAGTGCATCTACTCGGTTTAGCTCACAAAAATGTAATGCATTACCACTAGCTGCCGCCAGTGTAACCCAAATGTTTTCTGCACCTAAAATGGTATAGCAGGTTATGAGAGCTGCCACCAATAGTATAAAAATTATGCCCGATGCAAGAAAATTTCGCCACTTTAAGTGCTCCAAATACAAGCGGGTACGCAGCACTTGCCATTTAACTCGTATGCTTATTTTACTCATGATTTTTTAAGAGTGTACGAAATAAACAAAAATGTGTTTTGTAAGCACAAAAATGTTGTTCAATTTGCACACCAGAAATGATAGTACCTCCAATTAAACTTATTGAATGCCCCAGAGATGCCATGCAGGGTATTCAGCAATTTATTTCTACCGAAAGGAAAATTGCATACATCAATAAGTTGTTGAAAGTTGGGTATAGTGCTATTGATTTTGGGAGTTTTGTTTCGCCCGATGTAATACCACAAATGGCAGATACTGCCAAAGTGTTGCAAGGATTAGAACTTACCGATAGTTCGGCACCGCTTATTGCTATTGTGGCTAATGAAAGAGGTGCATCAGATGCTTGTGTGTACGATGAAATTAGGTATCTAGGTTTTCCCTTTTCTATAAGTGAAACTTTCCAGATGCGCAATACACATGCCGATATTGCCACAGCAGTAAAGCGGGTAGCAGCCATAAAAGCACTGGCAGATAAACACGGAAAAGAGGTGATTATCTATATCTCTATGGGTTTTGGAAATCCTTATGGCGACCAGTATAGTCCGGAAATTGTTGCTTACTGGGTTGAAGAATTATCTGCATTTGGTATTAAAATTTTCATGTTGAGCGATACTATTGGCGTAGGCTCTCCTGAAAATATTTCATATCTTTTTTCCAATTTAATTCCCGCACACCCCGATTTGGAGTTTGGTGCACACTTGCATACTGCTCCGCATAATTGGCGTGTAAAAGTTGAAGCTGCATTCAACAATGGATGCAGACGCTTTGATGCTGCTATTAAGGGATTTGGTGGTTGCCCAATGGCAAAAGATGAACTTATTGGTAATATGCCAACAGAGAATTTGGTAAACTATTTTGAGCCGGCAGATTTTGGTTCACAATTTAGTTTAGATGCTTTTGAAGGTGCATTGCGCGAAGCGGCAAATGTGTTTCCTGCTACACATTAGTAGCGTGTTCTTAAAACAAATCCTTAAATACATTTTTTTTCCTATTTGCCATGTTGCGGCTGCGCAACTTTGTTACCAATGAGTTTTTATTGATGGTTTCAAACTCGCTGATTATATCTTCGTTTATAGCTTCACTGAACTTAGAAAACTCCTGAATTGCTTCAAAATATTTGCTTTCTAACAGTTTGCGGTTGGCTTTAAAATCTTTATTGGCTTTTCTAAGCAAGGGCTTAGATAAATCCAAGTAAGTTTTTAGTGTTTCTACATATAATTTGTTTTCAAACAGTTTTTCGTAGCAGTTAGCCAACCCGTTTAAAATTTGCAGCTTCACTTCGATGTTGCTGGTTTCGTTGAGTAGCTTTTTGTAAGTAGTAACTGCTGATAGATAAATGTGTTTTATGCCATTTGGCGTTTTAGCAAAGTATTCGGCATAGCGCACTTTATAGTACATGAGGCAGAGATCGCTCAGGTATGGAATGTGTTCAAAATACTTATTTATTTCGGTATAGTGAAGTTCAATATTGATTACCGTTTTGGTATCGAAAGTACTAAGCACCATTAACTGATGCCTAATATGAGCCAATAGATAAATATCTAAGGATTTTTCTGCATACTCTAATGCCGATTCAAATTCTGCCAAGGCTGCTTTATGCAAAGTTTGCTGCCAAAGTACATACGCATTGCGGAGATGTGTAATTGCTACTACGCGCATACGGAAAAAACTCTGGTTATCGTCAAGTTGTACCACATCGGTACCCATTGCCGATAGCAACTCTGTATAAAGCCGCCTTTTCAGATTAAAATAAGCAGGGGATGATTCGCCATATAGTTTTCGGCTTAGCAAATTGTCTTTATCTATGTTGTCGTAAAAAACGAGAGAAAACAGTTTAAACAATTTTGAATTGTCACCTTCACGAGTACTACCCTTAATTCGGTCGTGTACCGACTTAATCTTTTTAGTGGTTTTTATGTGTGTAACAATTTCAAAAAAATATTTCATACCCAAATAGTGGAAATGGAATATGCAAAGGTAACTTGCAGTATAGGAAACTCGGCTGTTTATGTGAGTACTTTTTGATTTTTAAGCACTTAACTCGTTGAATATCAACAGCACTTTTTTCTATTGTTTAAAAACTTATGTGAAGTTGAATGCGAAATAAATATTATATATTGAGAGTTCTACTGCGTTGGAATTTTCTCCTGCCTACGGCATATTTTTTATGTAGCAATTTATACGAAAAGAAATTGCGTGCAGGATTCCAAAAACCAAAATTTCGTTTAGGTTTGAATTTCATAAAATAAAAAATGGCTCAGGATTTATTAAAAGGAAAGAGAGGCATCATTTTTGGTGCATTAGACGAAAATTCTATTGCATGGAAAGTAGCTTTGGCAGCCCATGCGCAAGGTGCGGTATTTACGCTTACCAACGCTCCGGTGGCATTGCGTTTAGGTACTATCAACCAATTAGCTGCGGCTACGGGAGCCAAGGTAATTCCTGCCGATGCCACGTTGGTAGAAGACTTAGAAAAGTTAGTAGCAGAATCGCAAGAAGTGCTTGGTGGGAAATTAGATTTTGTATTGCATAGCGTAGGCATGAGTCCTAATGTGCGCAAGGGAAAACACTATACCGATTTGAATTACGAATGGCTACAAAAAACAATGGATATATCGGCTGTTTCGCTTCACAAAGTATTGCAAGTGTGCTATAAGCAAGATGCCTTAAGTGAGTGGGCAAGTGTAGTGGCGCTTACTTACATTGCTGCACAGAAGGCATTTCCGGGATATGGCGATATGGCAGATGCAAAGGCCACTTTAGAATCTATAGTTCGTTCGTTTGGCTACTACTATGGCAATGCAAAAAAGGTGAGGGTAAATTCGGTTTCGCAATCGCCTACTAAAACTACTGCCGGTTCGGGTATAAAGGGTTTTGATACCTTTTATGAATTTGCTGAAAAAATGAGTCCGCTTGGTAATGCCAGTGCCGAAGATTGTGCCAACTATTGTATTTCGTTGTTCAGCGATTTTTCGCGTATGGTTACTATGCAAAACCTCTTTCACGATGGCGGCTTTAGCAATGTTGGCACCAGCGATGCCATTATGAATTTGTTTCTCGAAAAAGAGGGGCAATAGAAGTTCGTTAGTAAAGCAGTTAAAACACTTTGCCTTTCAACATAGGTACAAAACGGAAGGTGTGAAATACCTCTTCTTCAAATTCTCTTGCAG encodes:
- a CDS encoding SDR family oxidoreductase → MAQDLLKGKRGIIFGALDENSIAWKVALAAHAQGAVFTLTNAPVALRLGTINQLAAATGAKVIPADATLVEDLEKLVAESQEVLGGKLDFVLHSVGMSPNVRKGKHYTDLNYEWLQKTMDISAVSLHKVLQVCYKQDALSEWASVVALTYIAAQKAFPGYGDMADAKATLESIVRSFGYYYGNAKKVRVNSVSQSPTKTTAGSGIKGFDTFYEFAEKMSPLGNASAEDCANYCISLFSDFSRMVTMQNLFHDGGFSNVGTSDAIMNLFLEKEGQ
- a CDS encoding hydroxymethylglutaryl-CoA lyase, which codes for MIVPPIKLIECPRDAMQGIQQFISTERKIAYINKLLKVGYSAIDFGSFVSPDVIPQMADTAKVLQGLELTDSSAPLIAIVANERGASDACVYDEIRYLGFPFSISETFQMRNTHADIATAVKRVAAIKALADKHGKEVIIYISMGFGNPYGDQYSPEIVAYWVEELSAFGIKIFMLSDTIGVGSPENISYLFSNLIPAHPDLEFGAHLHTAPHNWRVKVEAAFNNGCRRFDAAIKGFGGCPMAKDELIGNMPTENLVNYFEPADFGSQFSLDAFEGALREAANVFPATH